TTTTACTATGATCTGGCTCACTTTCTCACCCTTTATTACGAAATATGTGTGATCAGAAGCACACTCTTCGTAGCCAAACTAAACTATAGCCTTACTAAACTTCTCAAACCACGCCCTCGGGGGATTGCTTCAATCCCATAAGAAGTAGAGAAACAAAGGGCAATGGAGGCCCCGAGACACAAGCAATGGTCAGCAATCCACTCCGTGCACCGGTAAAGTGGTTAATCTCAAACCATTAGGTTGCAACTAGCCGGAAACTATCACATACAACATCAGTATGCTGTCCCACAATTACTAACAGAGTTATTAGCCTAGGGAAGAAATGAAGATTGCAGGAAGAATTCGACTTCTCTTTTCTTATTTATAGTTTTAATCTATTACTTCTCCTGATGAAGCGCATATAATACCATCCTAACACGAAATCAATATTAAAAATACATGATAGATTAATAAGTGCACAACACCTTGTGCCTGTCTGAGCCAGGCATTCGTGGCTAATCGAAACATACCCTTCCACTCCATCATGAAGATAAAGAAATTACCTATCTGCTTGTTTAGAATTACATTATGAAAATTCCAAGAAATTAGTTGTCTGTGTATATCAATAAAGAGGGACCTAACATAGCATATAAGAAAATCTTACTAGTTATTGATGCAGCGTCGAAATGGCTACTGAAGGAAGCTATAGCTTATGAACAATCCTGTAAAGCTTTACCATATCAACCAGTTGTCATTTATCTAATTTCGATCAGGACAACGACCCTAACATGATTTTATGATACCTTTCAAGTACTTAAATTGCTTTTAACTAATACTATTACTTATGAATTGAGATAGAGTACAACTTGGGACCCCTTACAGATTCTTAGCTAAACAGTTGGACTTGGTTAGTACACATAACTATTCCCCAAAAAAGCATCATCCTACATGAGGAATCATATATATAACACTGTTTACGGTTCCACCAAACACCAGAACTACTAAAAGAAAATGGTACTATATATGCAATCATAGCATTCTTAAAGTTTCATCACTTCATCAAATCCTAAAATATTACCATTCTTATTAGTGTTCCACTGAGGGAATTCAAAATACAAAGAAGCATACACACGAAGAAACTAAGGGAATCCAACATCTACTATGTATAGATAAAGGAGGTTTGGATGAACCCCTTGCGCTCCTCTAGCTCCGCCCTTTATGTTAGAGATTTTAAAGAAATCATTATTCTTGGTAAGTGGTAATAAGTGATAACCATGTCAATTATCAGAATTAGATACTAAAAGTggtatacaacaaaagggataaAGTAACAAAGTGCTTAAGTTAGAAGGCTCACCATTCCCAGCACACCTATCACAAGGAACTGGATCTCCCTGCAAATACATTAACAAAAACCCAACTTTAACAAAACCTTGGACAGCTTAATAAAGCAATAAAAAAGGGAACTTTTTGAAACCCattgaaagaaaagagagaaaaaataatTTGGCAAATGCAAGAAATGCAATTAAAAGAGGGAACTTTGTGAAACATAAATTAACATGCTTTTTTCTGAAGCTCTACACCTTATTTGTGACAACAGTGTGAGGATAAAAAGAAACTGCTAATAATAAATGTTATAGGATGCTATGTTattcggactcttcaaaaatgttgttGGGCTATATTGCTCGGATTCTCTAAAAATACAACCGCACCACTACTTTTAGAGGATCTGACACGCACCAACcagcatttttgaagagtccgagcaacataccTGCCGGGTGCATGTCAAATCCTCCAAAAATATTGCATTCTTGGAAAATTTGACACGAGTACGACAATATTTTTAGAGAGTCTGAGCAACGTATTAACAAAACCTCAGACAGCTTAGTAAATCAATAAAAAAGGGAACTTTATGAAACCCAAGACAAAGAAATTGAGCCATAAACTGAAAGCAAGAATCTTTAGAAAATGGAATATCAAAAAGGGAACTTTGTGAAACCTATGATAAAAAAAaagattgttttttttaaaaaagaaaaagaaaaacctcAGGCAGCATGCTAAAGCAATAAAAAAGGGAACTATATGAAACCCATTGAAAGAAAAGCAATAAAAAAAATAGCAAATACAAGAAAGGCAAATTAAAAAAgggatttattttttgtacctTGAGGCCAAGAAAGAGGGAGAGAGCAATGGCAGTTAAAACACTGAAAGTGGCAAGAAATGTTTGAGTATCTAAAGGGGGTGACTCAAAACCAATGAAAAGCAAAattggatgatgatgatgatttgtAAGTAATGGGAAGAATTGTGAacaacatgatgatgatgatgacaagaTTGGGATTTCAAGCTTTGTTGGAAAACAAGAAAATGAAGTACAAcaagtaaaatgaaataaagatgaacaaattgttgaagaagagagagaatGGAATGGATAGAGTGAGGAGTGAGAGAGTTTTGCCATTGGAACTAAATTTGTGGAGCTCACAGCTCAGTTTATGCTAACTCtctcactttttatttttatttttttggtttttaaagaaaatttcttctatttttctttttcttttttggttgatTTTCTATTTGGTGTCCGatattcattttaggatttgtctAATTCGAATTCATGTTACAAATCTCACTTTAGTAGGCAAAATGCTTTTTAGTTTCTCCTTTAGAACTCGACTAATCCAAATTCACGTCAGAAAGTCCCACTTTAATTTGTGTTCTCTAATTTTTCGCTTTAGAACTCGACTAATTTGGATTCACACAGTAAAATCTCACTTAGAGAGTTAAAACTCTCTCTAGTATTAGCTTTAGGACTCGACTAATTCAGATTGATGCCGTAAAATTCCACTTTAGGAGGTGAGCTTTACGACTCGACtaattcagatttttttttttcgactAATTCAGATTCACGCCGTAAAATCTTACTTTAGGAGGTAAAACGCTCCCCATCCCAAGATGTGAACCCGAGATCTTTGGTTGAGGATAGAGGAGTATATATCCCTACTTACCATCACGCCATGACCTTTAATGGTTTCTTCTTTtatcttttattattattattattattattattattattattttcctcCTGGAGTCCagctaagtaggcgtttggacatgcgatttgaaatcatggtttgaaattatgagatgaaatcagcgtctAGACACGCGATTTCATTTCATGGTTTcatatcatgagatgaaatcccaaatcatctaaaaaggcatgatttgggatttcaaaccatGTTCAAACGGCTCCTAAGACTCACTAATTCAGATTCGTATCCAATATAGGCTTTAAGGCTTGAATAATACAAATTCACATCGAAAGTCTCACTTTAAGAGACAGAAACTTTCTTCCAAAGACGACTTCATTTCCTCGACAAAATTGAGAGATATGGGTAAGATTTAGGAGTAAACAAATATGTAATGCAAAAtagggccaaaagtgcaaatgactcCCACCATAATCTTTGATGGTTTTTTCTTTTATCTTCAACTAGTATTCGTACTCGCGTGATGCGCGGCCGGTATCAAATCAAACTAATCATACAAAATTATCATTTGATTTCTTTGATACAATAAAAAAAACTATTATTGACATATATAATTAATAAATGTGTGCAACatttaattataatttttcttatttgaacacattaacttatatgtattaATTTAACAACATCTAGATCTTGTGATGATTAACTTTGTTCATTATACAATCTTGATTAATTTTTTATCTATAACATTTAAAAAATCATATCATGATAAATTAAAAGATTTGTCTGACTTAACAATTAATTAAGTAACTTACTTCTAAATATGATTTAGAAAGCAAAAGAACTTACGAATGCTATGTGTTAAGAGTTACTCGCATGACAAATTAAATTTATACTCTTAAAAATATtgcatttttttgcacggattgcccttcttttgaggtggtctttaaattttgccctttgcttgaatacctgaggttctgggttcgaacccccgctcaggcataaaataaaaaaataatttcgcaaggcagggctggggggagtgcATGCCGGATCCGgtatacaatccttaaggaaaaactaaagttatgcaggagggggcagactttgtcttgagacatatatatatatatacctgcataactttgccttgagacatatatatattttgttatttacttttcaaggcaaacttttaattatgccttaaggaaaagctCCGCCTTATGGAGCATACTTTTaattatgtcttaactaaaagtgtgccccataaaatataactaaaagtatgcccataaggcggaacttttccttaaggcataactaaaagtttgccttaaggaaaagttctgcctaaTGAgtcatacttttggttatgccttgattaaaagtctgccccataaggcatagttccttaaggaaaagttttgctccataaggcataactaaactatgccttgaggaaaaattatgccccctccggcataactttagtttttcgtTAAgaactttatgccggatccggcatacaatccttaaggaaaaactaaagttatgccggagggggcagactttgccttgagacatatatatatattttacttttcaaggcaaacttttaattatgccttaaggaaaagttccgccttatggggcatacttttagttatgccttaactaaaagtgtgccccataaaatataactaaaagttcTACCTTATGAGGCATATTttttgttatgccttaattaaaagtctgccccataaggcatagttccttaaggaaaagttttgccccataaggcataactaaactatgccttgaggaaaagttatgccccctccgacataactttagtttttccttaaggactttatgccggatccggcatacactccctccagacctgtcttgcgaaattatttttttattttatgcctgagcggaggttcgaacccagaacctcaggtatccaagctaagggcaaaacttaaagaccacaaatatgaagggaaaaatttaaagaccgcaaatatgaggggcaaaatttaaagaccaccccaaaagaagggaaattCTGTGAATTGCCCAAAATATTGTGTGGTACTTGGTTCTATTTATTAAGTCTTCCGTTACATGGTCTTATTCATAATATAACTTTTTATTATAATATAATTTAAAATAACTTTTATTTCAAATGCTAATAAAATTTATATTCTGAGAGTTTATCTGTTAAAAGTACTAAGGCAAACATTTGAGTGGAGTATGCGCAATAACACATT
The sequence above is a segment of the Lycium barbarum isolate Lr01 chromosome 6, ASM1917538v2, whole genome shotgun sequence genome. Coding sequences within it:
- the LOC132600677 gene encoding protein SPA, chloroplastic translates to MAKLSHSSLYPFHSLSSSTICSSLFHFTCCTSFSCFPTKLEIPILSSSSSCCSQFFPLLTNHHHHPILLFIGFESPPLDTQTFLATFSVLTAIALSLFLGLKGDPVPCDRCAGNGGTKCVFCNDGKMKNEKGLVDCKVCKGAGLILCKKCAGSGYSRRI